The following proteins are encoded in a genomic region of Bernardetia sp. MNP-M8:
- a CDS encoding DMT family transporter, with amino-acid sequence MENSTPSSSVSTSKIDDLFAKIGISKGILYMLFAIFCFAIMNLIVKMLPHIPAMEIILFRSSVSFVICVIGLKMQKVKGLGTNKKILFLRGLFGGMALFLFFTTIQNIPLASAITLHYLSPIFTAIIAWLILGERLVPLQWLFFLISFIGVTMVKGFDERVDTIYFVMAIAAAFLAGCAYNCIRKLKTSEHPLMVILYFPLVTLPIASLYCIFYEWTMPVGIDWLYLLLIGILTQIAQLYMTKAYQVEEAAKVASVSYTGIVYALGFGFLFFHEVFNIYVAIGIGLMLLGVILNVTFKSKNKEITELDDKILDR; translated from the coding sequence TTGGAAAATTCTACTCCTTCCTCTTCCGTTTCTACTTCAAAAATTGATGATTTATTTGCAAAAATTGGCATTTCAAAAGGTATCTTATATATGCTTTTTGCTATTTTTTGTTTTGCTATCATGAATTTGATAGTCAAAATGTTGCCTCATATTCCTGCAATGGAAATTATACTTTTTCGTTCTTCTGTTTCCTTTGTAATTTGTGTAATTGGACTCAAAATGCAAAAAGTAAAAGGATTAGGAACAAATAAAAAAATTCTTTTTTTGCGAGGTCTTTTTGGTGGAATGGCTCTTTTTCTATTCTTTACCACGATTCAAAATATTCCTCTTGCTTCTGCAATTACGTTACATTATTTATCTCCAATTTTTACGGCAATTATTGCGTGGCTTATTTTGGGAGAGCGTTTAGTGCCTCTTCAATGGTTATTTTTCTTGATTTCTTTTATTGGTGTAACGATGGTAAAAGGTTTTGATGAGCGTGTCGATACAATTTATTTTGTGATGGCAATTGCAGCAGCTTTTCTTGCTGGTTGTGCATATAATTGCATCAGAAAACTCAAAACTTCGGAACATCCTCTTATGGTAATTCTTTATTTTCCACTTGTAACGCTGCCTATCGCTAGTTTGTATTGTATTTTTTATGAATGGACAATGCCTGTGGGAATAGATTGGTTATATTTACTTTTGATAGGAATTTTGACACAAATTGCACAATTATATATGACAAAAGCCTATCAAGTTGAAGAAGCTGCAAAAGTTGCAAGTGTGAGCTATACAGGCATAGTGTATGCACTTGGTTTTGGATTTTTATTTTTTCACGAGGTCTTTAATATCTATGTTGCTATCGGAATTGGTCTTATGTTGTTGGGAGTAATTTTGAATGTTACTTTTAAAAGCAAGAATAAAGAAATAACAGAATTAGATGATAAAATTTTGGATAGGTAA
- a CDS encoding RluA family pseudouridine synthase, whose protein sequence is MEKDIVTIYTTEKHTVPQQLNSPIRLQEYGVGIFALIPTKSAFKKALKKNYITVNSKPATTATFITGGETIILSLPKEEKIKREFIFPLKVLFEDEYLAIIHKPAGILVSGNSFKTIANALPQNLKKSNLDDATIPQPVHRLDYGTTGVLLVGKTASSIRALNKLFEDKEIQKNYYAVAIGKMKEKQGVINTEVDEKESKSNYQVIESVVSPRFKFLNLVKLEPKTGRRHQLRIHLSSIGNPILGDKEYGIENLILNGKGIYLHAYSLEFIHPSTKQKIYIEDKLPPKFLKLFTL, encoded by the coding sequence TTGGAAAAAGACATAGTTACAATCTACACTACCGAAAAACATACCGTTCCACAACAACTAAATTCTCCTATTCGTCTTCAAGAATATGGAGTAGGTATTTTTGCACTCATCCCTACCAAGTCAGCTTTCAAAAAAGCTTTGAAAAAAAATTATATTACAGTCAATAGTAAACCTGCCACGACGGCTACTTTCATAACTGGTGGGGAAACTATTATTTTATCGCTTCCAAAAGAAGAAAAAATAAAAAGAGAATTTATTTTTCCTCTCAAGGTTTTGTTTGAAGATGAATATTTGGCAATCATTCATAAACCTGCTGGTATTTTGGTAAGTGGAAATAGCTTTAAAACGATTGCAAATGCGTTACCTCAAAACTTAAAAAAGAGTAATCTTGATGATGCGACCATTCCACAGCCTGTTCATCGCTTAGATTATGGAACAACAGGAGTTTTGCTTGTTGGAAAAACAGCTAGTAGTATTCGTGCTTTGAACAAACTTTTTGAAGATAAAGAAATTCAAAAAAACTACTATGCTGTTGCGATTGGAAAAATGAAAGAAAAGCAGGGAGTAATAAATACAGAAGTGGATGAAAAAGAATCAAAATCAAACTATCAGGTTATAGAATCTGTAGTTTCTCCAAGGTTTAAATTTCTGAATTTGGTAAAACTAGAACCCAAAACAGGAAGAAGACATCAACTCAGAATTCATCTTTCAAGTATAGGAAATCCAATTTTGGGAGACAAAGAATATGGAATTGAAAATCTAATTCTGAATGGAAAAGGAATTTATCTACATGCTTATTCCTTGGAATTTATCCATCCCTCTACAAAACAAAAGATTTATATAGAAGACAAATTGCCTCCAAAATTTCTAAAACTATTTACTTTATAG
- a CDS encoding M13 family metallopeptidase has product MRHSIYKIGAVTLGLTIGLGLTSCNEPKKSTATEATEEVATDKKPTDYLAIDLANFDTTVRPQDDFFMFVNGNWLKNNPIPASETRWTSFSEILERNREILKRVAENAANNTSASPTSAEGHVAAFYKSGMNEEKREEMGLKPMEIYLEAINKAATLEEFLKVSADQKSVAGGLFSMYVTADEKNSSTNALYLNQGGTSLPKSYYEVADLKEKLNAFEKHVANMFVLMGENEETAAKKAQHVVAIETALAKVSRTPAERRDTEKNYNKMTFAELQKLSPNVDWKAHLSDVGVQNIESVENVILGTPEFFTGLSKILKSNSLDALKDYQKYQLASSFSNFLNSAFEKEAFDFYNKTMRGQNEMQERWKLVLNVIDRSVGHSLGQLYVKEAFSPKAKERAEIMINDVRAGFEDHIKSLEWMGEDTKKQALTKLSAITTKIGYPDTWKTYEGLELSEDNYAQNFMNASNWWLKDNLAKVGQPVDKEEWHMTPSTVNAYYNPTSNEIVFPAGILQPPFFSEYADDAVNYGGIGAVIGHEISHGFDDQGSQYDAEGNMNNWWTDTDKEKFKERTTSLINQYSEYTVLEDINVKGDATLGENIADLGGMAVAYDALQKAWARDGKPENESGFTPEQRFFISWAQIWRVNFTDDELRNRIETDYHSPGMFRANGPLSNFDPFFTAFDVKEGDKMRREKQIVIW; this is encoded by the coding sequence ATGAGACATTCTATCTACAAAATTGGAGCTGTTACACTTGGTCTGACTATCGGATTAGGTCTAACATCTTGCAATGAACCTAAGAAATCAACAGCTACCGAAGCAACTGAAGAAGTAGCAACAGATAAAAAACCAACTGATTATTTAGCTATTGATTTGGCTAACTTTGATACAACTGTTCGTCCTCAAGACGACTTTTTTATGTTTGTCAATGGAAACTGGCTGAAAAATAATCCTATTCCTGCTTCTGAAACTCGCTGGACAAGTTTTAGCGAAATATTGGAAAGAAATAGAGAAATTTTGAAGCGTGTTGCTGAAAATGCAGCAAACAATACTTCTGCTTCACCTACTTCTGCTGAAGGACATGTGGCAGCATTCTATAAAAGTGGAATGAACGAAGAAAAACGTGAAGAAATGGGTTTAAAGCCTATGGAAATATACTTAGAAGCAATCAACAAAGCAGCTACTTTAGAAGAGTTTTTGAAAGTTTCGGCAGACCAAAAGTCTGTTGCAGGTGGCTTGTTTAGTATGTATGTAACGGCTGATGAGAAAAATAGCTCTACAAATGCTCTTTATCTTAATCAAGGTGGAACTTCTCTTCCAAAATCATATTATGAAGTTGCAGACCTAAAAGAAAAACTCAATGCTTTTGAAAAGCATGTTGCTAATATGTTTGTTTTGATGGGAGAAAATGAAGAAACGGCAGCAAAAAAAGCGCAACATGTAGTTGCTATCGAAACAGCATTAGCTAAAGTTTCTCGTACACCAGCAGAGCGCAGAGATACAGAAAAGAATTATAATAAAATGACATTTGCAGAACTTCAAAAACTTTCTCCAAATGTAGATTGGAAAGCGCATTTGTCAGATGTTGGAGTTCAAAATATCGAAAGTGTAGAAAATGTTATTTTAGGCACACCTGAATTCTTTACAGGATTGAGTAAAATTTTGAAGAGTAATTCTTTAGATGCTCTTAAAGATTATCAAAAATATCAACTTGCAAGTAGCTTTTCCAATTTCTTAAATAGTGCTTTTGAGAAAGAAGCATTTGATTTTTACAACAAAACAATGCGTGGACAAAATGAAATGCAAGAGCGTTGGAAACTTGTTTTAAACGTAATCGATAGAAGTGTAGGTCATTCGTTAGGTCAGCTTTATGTAAAAGAAGCATTTAGTCCAAAAGCAAAAGAACGTGCTGAAATAATGATAAACGACGTTCGTGCAGGTTTTGAAGACCATATTAAAAGTTTAGAGTGGATGGGAGAAGACACAAAGAAACAAGCTCTTACAAAACTTTCTGCCATCACTACAAAAATTGGCTATCCTGACACATGGAAAACTTATGAAGGTCTTGAGCTTTCAGAAGACAATTATGCTCAAAACTTTATGAATGCAAGCAACTGGTGGCTAAAAGATAATTTAGCAAAAGTAGGTCAGCCTGTAGATAAAGAAGAATGGCACATGACACCTTCAACTGTAAATGCGTATTACAATCCAACAAGCAACGAAATTGTATTTCCTGCTGGAATCCTTCAACCTCCTTTCTTTAGTGAATACGCTGATGATGCTGTCAATTATGGTGGAATTGGTGCAGTTATCGGACACGAAATTTCTCATGGTTTTGACGACCAAGGAAGTCAGTACGATGCAGAAGGAAACATGAATAACTGGTGGACAGACACAGACAAAGAAAAATTCAAAGAGCGTACAACTTCACTCATCAATCAATACAGTGAATATACAGTTTTAGAGGACATTAATGTAAAAGGAGATGCTACTCTAGGTGAAAATATTGCTGATTTGGGGGGAATGGCTGTTGCTTATGATGCACTTCAAAAGGCGTGGGCAAGAGATGGAAAACCAGAAAATGAAAGTGGGTTTACACCAGAACAACGTTTCTTTATAAGTTGGGCGCAAATTTGGCGTGTAAACTTCACAGATGATGAACTTCGTAACCGAATTGAAACAGACTATCACTCTCCAGGAATGTTCCGTGCAAATGGACCTTTGAGTAATTTTGATCCATTCTTTACAGCTTTTGATGTAAAAGAAGGTGACAAAATGCGTAGAGAAAAACAAATCGTTATTTGGTAG
- the bioD gene encoding dethiobiotin synthase, producing the protein MQHQYFISAIGTDSGKTFVSAILVEALKAHYWKPIQAGLPKDTDQVKNLVSNTESVFLKERFCLTAPMSPHAAANIDNININLSDFELPKESQDKNLIVEGAGGLFVPISYGQNGKADYVIDIIEKLSLPLILVCNLYLGSINHTILSLEAIKNRNIKLKGIIFNGESNPESEQIIENYILHQLDSKVLLRIKQEKEISQETVKKYAQQIGW; encoded by the coding sequence ATGCAACATCAATATTTTATTTCTGCCATCGGAACAGATAGTGGAAAAACATTCGTTAGTGCAATTTTGGTAGAAGCTCTAAAGGCTCATTATTGGAAACCCATACAGGCAGGTTTACCAAAAGATACAGACCAAGTGAAAAATCTAGTTTCGAATACAGAGAGTGTTTTTTTGAAAGAACGTTTTTGTCTTACAGCTCCTATGTCGCCTCATGCAGCTGCCAATATTGATAATATAAACATTAATCTCTCAGATTTTGAATTACCAAAAGAAAGTCAGGATAAGAATCTTATTGTTGAAGGTGCAGGAGGATTATTTGTTCCAATTAGTTATGGACAAAATGGAAAAGCTGATTATGTAATTGATATAATAGAAAAATTAAGTTTACCTCTCATTTTGGTGTGTAATCTTTATTTGGGAAGTATCAATCATACCATTTTGAGCTTAGAAGCCATCAAAAACAGAAATATCAAGTTGAAAGGAATTATTTTTAATGGAGAATCTAATCCAGAATCAGAACAGATTATCGAAAATTATATCCTTCATCAATTAGATTCTAAAGTTCTTTTAAGAATAAAACAAGAAAAGGAAATTTCACAGGAAACAGTAAAGAAATATGCACAACAAATTGGGTGGTAA
- a CDS encoding saccharopine dehydrogenase NADP-binding domain-containing protein — protein MNMNKILIYGASGYVGKLLAKEAIKVGLKPILAGRGNNVKEMAQKLELESRLFSLESSSEIIQHLKDIDIIINLAGPFSATARPLIEAGLETKTHYLDIAGEVPEFQLVHSYTQKAKEAGILLLSGAGFGVVPTDLAANLAKENLPDATHLKIAYTTIGGVSRGTLKTVLKDINKEGVIRQNGSLQKAKPAFKAMTFESQNKKYEAVYNPWRADLFTAGISTSIPNIETYSTFPAPIVSMMKGKLLWLRNFILNNLINFLPEGSSEKELKNGKTIVFAEAKNEQGKTSNIEIIGSEAYLFTVQAILFIIKTMQEKNDLPVGFQTPVTAFGTKTLQKISSLQVKVI, from the coding sequence ATGAATATGAACAAAATTCTTATTTATGGTGCATCTGGTTATGTAGGAAAGCTACTTGCCAAAGAAGCTATAAAAGTTGGTTTGAAGCCAATCTTAGCAGGAAGAGGAAATAATGTCAAAGAAATGGCTCAAAAATTAGAGTTAGAAAGTCGTCTTTTTTCCCTTGAGTCTTCTTCTGAAATAATTCAACATTTAAAGGATATAGATATTATTATTAATTTGGCAGGGCCTTTTTCGGCTACAGCTCGTCCTTTGATAGAAGCAGGTTTAGAAACAAAAACACATTATTTGGATATTGCTGGTGAAGTTCCTGAATTTCAACTTGTACATAGTTATACACAAAAAGCTAAAGAAGCGGGTATTTTGTTGCTTTCAGGAGCAGGTTTTGGTGTTGTACCGACAGATTTGGCTGCTAATCTTGCTAAAGAAAATTTACCAGATGCCACTCATCTCAAAATTGCTTATACTACTATTGGAGGAGTTTCAAGAGGAACACTCAAAACAGTTTTGAAAGACATCAACAAAGAAGGGGTAATACGACAAAATGGAAGCCTTCAGAAAGCCAAACCTGCTTTCAAAGCAATGACTTTCGAATCTCAAAACAAAAAATACGAAGCTGTTTATAATCCTTGGCGAGCAGATTTGTTTACGGCTGGAATTTCTACTTCTATTCCAAATATCGAAACGTATTCTACTTTTCCTGCACCAATTGTCAGCATGATGAAAGGAAAGTTACTTTGGTTACGCAATTTTATTTTGAATAATTTGATAAACTTTCTTCCTGAAGGTTCGTCAGAAAAAGAACTCAAAAATGGAAAAACCATCGTTTTTGCAGAAGCTAAAAATGAACAAGGAAAAACATCAAACATTGAAATTATAGGTTCAGAAGCTTATTTATTTACTGTTCAGGCTATATTATTTATCATCAAAACTATGCAAGAAAAAAATGATTTACCTGTAGGATTTCAAACTCCTGTAACAGCATTTGGAACAAAAACACTTCAAAAAATTTCTTCTCTTCAAGTCAAAGTTATTTAA
- a CDS encoding SRPBCC domain-containing protein translates to MKQYHTKITINSPLETVWTALVDTENYPNWNPLVGKLEGNLAEGQTIKTYIIPLGNTYSPKIIAFVPYNQLTWKGVQGASFLMAGKHYYKLRKIDNQTTELLHGEYFTGLFSFFIPKKLLQKMENAFLEHNKALKVLLEKNKNS, encoded by the coding sequence ATGAAACAGTATCACACCAAAATCACAATAAACTCGCCTTTAGAAACAGTTTGGACAGCTTTAGTAGATACAGAAAACTATCCAAATTGGAATCCTTTAGTAGGTAAGCTGGAAGGAAATTTAGCAGAAGGACAAACCATAAAAACATACATTATTCCATTAGGTAATACCTATTCTCCTAAAATAATTGCTTTTGTTCCTTACAATCAACTCACTTGGAAAGGCGTACAAGGAGCTAGTTTTTTAATGGCAGGAAAACATTACTACAAATTACGAAAAATAGATAATCAAACCACTGAACTTTTGCATGGTGAATATTTCACAGGTCTTTTTTCATTTTTTATTCCCAAAAAGTTATTACAAAAAATGGAAAATGCCTTTTTAGAACACAACAAAGCATTAAAAGTTCTTTTAGAAAAAAATAAAAATTCTTAA
- a CDS encoding DUF2147 domain-containing protein, with protein MNLISKILLFSILCFVVFGFTSNNPNQAILGKWKTIDDETQKPSSIIEIYEVNGKVHGKLVELLQEGRDENSLCTECSGKRKNQKILGMEILWDLKKESDKEWEDGEILDPNNGKTYSCQVELESNDKLKVRGYIGFSLMGRTQYWYRVK; from the coding sequence ATGAATCTTATATCAAAAATATTGCTTTTTAGTATCCTTTGTTTTGTTGTTTTTGGCTTTACTTCTAACAATCCAAACCAAGCTATTTTGGGAAAATGGAAAACTATCGATGACGAAACCCAAAAACCAAGTTCGATTATTGAAATCTATGAAGTCAATGGAAAAGTTCATGGAAAACTTGTAGAGTTATTACAAGAAGGCAGAGATGAAAATAGCCTTTGTACTGAATGTAGTGGTAAACGCAAAAATCAAAAAATTCTAGGAATGGAAATTCTTTGGGATTTGAAAAAAGAATCGGATAAAGAATGGGAAGACGGTGAAATATTAGACCCCAATAATGGCAAAACATATAGTTGTCAAGTAGAATTAGAATCAAATGATAAACTCAAAGTACGTGGTTATATTGGTTTTTCTTTAATGGGAAGAACACAATATTGGTATAGAGTAAAATAA
- a CDS encoding SDR family oxidoreductase produces MKKTILITGASTGIGRDAALYFAEKGWNVAATMRTPSRETELQKNSSIKLYELDVTKNETIETALASAKKDFGRIDVVVNNAGFGADGVFESMSDEFIESQFNTNVFGLMRITREAIKLMREQNGGKIIQIASVGGRVAFPLYSIYHATKWAVEGFTESLQYEVAQFNIQLKIIEPGAIKTDFYGRSRAFSTPDYTDAYDNFVEKCEKVSQDAGDKGADSIEVAKTIFKAANSNSNKMRYPIAYPANILLPAKRLLPETAFYSLVKSSYKI; encoded by the coding sequence ATGAAAAAGACCATTTTAATTACAGGTGCATCAACAGGAATTGGAAGAGATGCAGCTCTTTATTTTGCCGAAAAAGGATGGAATGTAGCAGCAACAATGCGTACACCTTCAAGAGAAACAGAATTACAAAAAAACTCTTCCATAAAACTCTATGAGTTAGATGTGACCAAAAATGAAACTATCGAAACTGCTTTAGCCTCAGCAAAAAAAGATTTTGGTAGAATAGATGTCGTTGTAAATAATGCAGGTTTTGGTGCAGATGGAGTTTTTGAATCGATGAGCGATGAATTTATTGAAAGTCAGTTTAATACCAATGTTTTTGGATTAATGCGAATTACTCGTGAGGCTATAAAATTGATGCGTGAGCAAAATGGAGGTAAAATTATTCAGATTGCTAGTGTGGGTGGACGTGTTGCTTTTCCATTGTATAGCATTTACCATGCTACAAAATGGGCAGTTGAAGGGTTTACAGAATCGCTTCAATATGAAGTTGCACAGTTTAATATTCAACTCAAAATTATTGAACCAGGTGCAATAAAGACCGATTTTTATGGTCGTAGCCGAGCTTTTAGTACGCCAGATTATACGGATGCGTATGACAATTTTGTCGAAAAATGTGAAAAAGTAAGTCAAGATGCAGGCGATAAAGGTGCAGATTCGATAGAAGTAGCCAAAACAATTTTTAAGGCTGCCAATAGCAATTCTAATAAAATGCGTTATCCAATCGCTTATCCTGCTAACATACTTTTACCTGCAAAAAGATTACTTCCTGAAACGGCTTTTTATTCTTTGGTAAAATCTTCTTATAAAATTTAA